A segment of the Leptolyngbya sp. NIES-3755 genome:
AGCAAAAATCCGCCAATACTCACGAAAACATTCCAAAACGCGAACTCTGGATCATACGACGCAACTCGTCGTGGCATTCCCTGTAATCCAGGAATGTGCATCGGCAGAAAACAAAGTGTTGTTCCAATAAAGGTCAGCGCAAAATGCAGTTGTCCAAGTCCTTCGTAGTACATTCGCCCAGTTATTTTCGGAAACCAATGATACAGTGCCGCATAAATGCCAAAGACGATCGTGCCGTACAGCACATAGTGGAAGTGCGCGACGACGAAATAAGTATTGTTGACGTGAATATCGATCGGGACTGATCCCAACATCACCCCCGTAATTCCAGCAAACACAAAATTCGTAATTCCTGCCAGCGCAAATAACATCGCTGTTGTTAATCGCAGCTTTCCGCCCCAAATCGTTGCAACCCAAGCAAATACCTTAACTCCGGTCGGAACCGCCACGAGCAGCGTCGTAAACATAAACAGAATTCGCATCCATCCCGGTGTACCGCTGGCATACATGTGATGCACCCACACCAATCCGCTGATAACAGTAATCAGAACCGATGAAGTTGCAACGACGCGATATCCAAACAATGGTTTTCGTGTATACACTGGAAGCACTTCTGAAAATGCTCCGAAGACCGGAAGCACCATCACATATACCGCAGGATGCGAGTAGAACCAAAAGAAGTGCTGATACAACACTGGATTCCCGCCGCGCTCTGGGGCAAAAAAGCTCGTTCCGACTGTGAGATCAAACAGTAACATCACGGCTCCAGCAGTTAGAGCAGGCAACCCATACAGTTGAATCAATTGTGCTGCTAACACTGACCAGACAAACGCAGGTGTTCGATACCAGGTCATTCCAGGCGCTCTCATTTTGAAGATCGTTGTAACAAAATTCACGCCGCCCAAAATCGAGGACACTCCCGAAATTGCGACCGCCAGAATCCATAACACCTGACCATTGATCAGATTCCCGGTCGGATTTTGCAAGCTGACAGGTGGATATGCCCACCAACCTGATTGCGAAGGACCACCTGGAACGAAAAAGCTGGCAATCATTAAAATTCCGACAACTGGGATCATCCAAAATGACACCGCATTCAGTCTTGGAAACGCCATGTCTCGCGCTCCAATCATCAACGGAACGAGATAGTTTCCCAAGCCCACAAGTACCGGAAATGTCCACAGAAACAGCATGATCGATCCGTGCATCGTGAACAATGCGTTATAGACAGTACGATCGACAACATCTGCATCCGGAGTGATCAGTTCACCCCGCATGATCATCGCCAGTAAACCACCGACTAGAAAGAACACAAACGAGGTAACAATATATTGAATTCCAATCACCTTATGATCAGTGCTGAAGCTGAAGAATCGTTTCCAGTTGTCGGGCGCACCCGGATAGGGCTGGCGACGAGGAATCTCGATCGCTTCAATAGGAGCATTTGTCATGGTCAGTTATCCTAAGTGAGTTCTTCTAAGTCGGAGAGCTAGTCGGTTCTTGTTTTGGAGCAAAATTGACCACAGGTGGCGGCGCAGGTTCAACCGTTTTCCAACCGCGTACCACGTTTCTTTGAGCGATTCGAGCATGTTCAACTGCGGCAGGATTGTAAGCCTCAGTTGGTGTTTGACTTGCGGCAGTCGCAAGCCATCGATCGTACTCTTCTTTCGATTCGACCACGACATCGGCTTGATTCGATGCAAAGTATGTACCGCTGTAGATTGAATCGCGCAGTCGATACTTCCCGGTCTGAATCGGGGTGAATTCAAAGTCGATCGTTTTACTCGGAATCACATCTTGCTTGAGTCGAAAGGCGGGCACATAAAAGCCATGTAGCACATCTTCAGAATGCAAGCTTAAATGAATTCGATGATCCACTGGCAAATGTAGTTCGGTGCTAGTGACTTGTCCGGGATAGCGGAAAATCCAAGCCCATTGTTTTGCGGTGACATCGATCGTTTCAGTTGGAAGTTGTGGCTTGACTTCATCAAGGGGAACCGCATAAGCCGATTGCATTTCCATTGGATTGTGCAAATGAACGAGTTCCATTGGACCGCGAATCGCCATTGCATCATAGATTTGATAGCTATAAGTTGCAATCCATAGCACTAACAACAATGGAGCCGCTGTCCAAACAATCTCGATCGTAGTATTGCCTTCGATATGCGGACCGTCAGTAAAATCGTACTTTCCAGCCCGTTGAAACACCATAGAGTACAGCACGACTAAGGAAATTCCAAGCAGAATAAACGTTCCGATCCCAGTCAAAATGCTGAATAGTTCATCATACAGTTTGGATTCCGCTGAAGCTTGAGGAGGAAACCAAGAATATGCCTGTTTTGCCATCCAAAAACTCGCGATCGACAAAAACGCAACAAAGGCACTAATCGATAAAATCGGGCGCAGTCTCATAAGCTTTACAATCTCAAATCGGGGTTTTCGCCTGCTTTAATCAACTGATCTGCGGTGATATGAATGCCAAACTCACCCCCTAAATGTGCTCCCAAGGTTCCCTGTAGAAACATCAGCAGAAAGATGAACAATCCCGCTGCAAGGTAGCTCCACTGCACCTGTCGCGCCATATCTTTTCGCCAAACAAAGCGCTGAAATCCCCGCCATACAGTCATTCCAACAATCAATGTTAGTAGCAACACACCCCCAACCCCATGCCAAACCATTGTCGGAAGTGCCTGCAATCCCCAAATGCTCTTAATCTCAGGGATCGGATCAGCCAGCAGCATTTCATAAAACCCAGAAGCAACCGTGAAAAAGGTAATCACAGCGGCTCCGAGCAGATTGTACCAACCGACATCAAACAATCCCGATCGCGTTACCGGAATCGCTAAATACTTGAATAATGCCTTATCCACTGGAAACAGCACCCCGACGATATCAAATGAGATCGCGACAATGAATAATCCCAGCGTCAAATGCACAAGATTTGGATGAATCGGAATGATATAGGGCAAATGATTCGCACCTAACTGATCCGCCATTTGATCCAACAGTTCAGTTTTAGTCGTCATAGTTCCCCTCCTTTGGTGGCTTCAACGACTGGAATGCTATGCAACCCGTACACCCACACCAGCAAATCACCAAAATAAGTTTGAACCAGCACAAGTCCCACGAGCACCACACTCGCAACCAGGTAAGGAACTGGAAGCGGTTTATTCTGCGATCGAATCACATACCGCCATCCCGTCACCGCTGCCAAAATTCCCGACAGTGACCAACCGAGCAGCGTATGAAAATTAAGGGCTGAAACCGCAGCGGCATAAGGTTCTGCTAAACCCGCCTCAATCTGTCCAAAAATGACCGCAATGAAGATAGAAACGGTCGCAAACACCAAATTCCACCAACTGACCTCAGCGAGTTTGGGATTGCGAGTAAAGTAGCTGATGATATCGCACACGAACGCAAACAACACCATCGCAATCACGAAATGTACCACGATCGGATGAATCGTATCGGGGTACGGGAGATTATGCTGATTGAGCGGGGGCAAGAGAGAGTCAAACACGGGTTCTCAAAGGTATAACTACGACTAAATTAGAGGACGATCGCGGAATCCAAGAGCGCCCTACAGTAATGTTTTAATCTTTGATGCTCGGTCAAACTGATTCAGACACTACAAACACCCGGAGTGTACCTTAAGGAATAGATAGAAAAATCCATCTAGAGAAGGGCGTAAAAAATTCCTCTGTATTTTCTTTCTCTCAAACTTTTCTTACAGATTGACGCTCCATCCCAATCCAAATGAGTATCATGAATTACTTTTATTAACTATTCCTGGAATCTCACATCTATTCTCTGTTGCATTCGTAGATTACCTATCCCCGATCAATAACGTTATGGTTCAATCAGGCTCCCCCATTCTTTTTGTCAATCCGAGTAGTGGCAATGATAGTGCGAATGGCACTCAAGCATCTCCTCTAAAAACGATTACTCGTGCCCTTCAACAAGCCCGCTCTGGCACGACCATTCAACTGGCTTCCGGTACTTACGATACCAATAGTGGCGAAGTCTTTCCGCTGACGATTCCCACCGGTGTAGCAGTGATCGGAAACGAAGCCAGCAAAGGCAACGGTATTCTGATTCAAGGGGGCGGAAGCTATCTGAGTCCAACTTGGGCAGGACAAAATATCACGTTCCGACTCGAAACCAATGCTCAATTACGCGGTGTAACCGTCACCAACGCAAATACTCGTGGAACAGGTGCTTGGGCAGAATCGAGCGCTCCCTCGATCGCGAATTGTACGTTCACCAGATGTAACCGCGAAGGCTTTTTCGCCACCGGAACCGCAAACCCGATCGTGACTGATTCTGTTTTCACTCAAAATGGCGGGAACGGCGCTTCATTTTCCCGCAACTCAAAAGGCGAATTCCGTCGCAATCAATGTCAAAGCACTGGATTCGGGATTGCTATCAGCGACAATGCTGCACCTTTAGTGATTGAAAATACTATTACTGGAAATCGATCGGGCATCGTAGTCAGTAATGCGGCTCGTCCAGTTTTGCGGGGAAATACGATCGCACAAAGTACCGAGTCTGGGCTGGTCGTTCTCGCCAGTGGCGCACCAAATCTCGGCAGTTCTCAAGATCCTGGCGGCAATATTTTCCGCGACAACGGCACGTTAGATATCGAAAATGCGACCAATCCGCAAATTACGATCGTGTCAGTTGGCAATCAGGTCACTGCGTCGAAAGTCCAAGGTGCAGTTGATTTTGTAGTCGCCCAAGTTCCAACCCCGACTCCGACTCCAATTCCCGCACCGACTCCAACTCCTGCTCCAACACCCACACCGACTCCAATTCCCGCACCGACTCCTGCTCCAACTCCGATTCCTGCGCCTACACCGACTCCAGTTCCAACCCCGACTCCTCTACCGCCACCCATTCCTGTTCCTCTGCCCTCACCCACCCCGACCCCAACTCCTGCCCCAACGCCCGCACCGACTCCAACGCCCGCTCCAACGGCAGGCTTGACCGATATTCGTGGACATTGGGCACAACCGTTTATTCAAGCCTTGGTCAGTCGGGATCTGATTACTGGATTCCCAGACAATACCTTCAAGCCAGAGAACTCGTTAACTCGTGCTCAGTTTGCAGCGATCGTCGCAAAAACGTTCAATCTCCCGCTCAAGCAAGCCGCAACGAATTTTTCGGATGTGCCGTCTAACTTCTGGGCAGCCGAAGCGATTACGAAAGCGAATCGAATGGGCTTTATTACCGGATTTCCAGATGGAACATTCCGTCCTGGATTGAACCTGACTCGGACTCAAGCGATCGTAGCTTTAGTCAACGGTCTCGGACTGACTGGAGGAACACAGCAACTATTGGGACTGTATAGCGATCGTGCTCAAATCCCCAGTTTTGCTACCGAAAAAGTTGCCACTGCGACTCAACGCCGCCTGATCGTGAACTATCCGAATGTGTCTCAACTCAGACCGTTGCAGGAATTAACTCGCGCTGAAGTGACCACGTTTATCTATCAATCCTTGGTCGCATTGAATCAGGCACAAACGATCGCATCTAATTACATTGTCAATCCCGACACTGCGAATACTGCTTTCGTGGATGTAACGAACCATTGGGCAAAAGATTTCATTCTGGGCTTATCCGGTCAGAACTTCATCCAAGGATTTGCAGATGGAACTTTCAAGCCAGATGCACCGATGACTCGCGCCCAATATGCGACATTGATTGCTCGTGCTTTCAGTCCAGCCCCTAGACGATCGAGCATTAGCTTCCCGGATGTTCCAAACGACTTTTGGGCGAGAGCTGCGATCGATCAAGCCTATCGTGCGGGATTCATTTCGGGCTTCCCGGATGGCAGCTTTAAGCCGAATCAGAATGTCACGCGATTGCAGTTGGTACTGTCGCTGGTGAGTGGATTTAATCTGTCTCCTGCAAGTCCAAATCTGTTGGCAGTGTTAGACGATCGTAGTTCGATTCCACAATCGTTCCAGGATCGGGTCGCTGCGGCAGTTCAAGCAGACATTGTGGTGAACTATCCGAATCAAAAACAGTTCAGCCCCAATCGAGAAGCGACTCGTGCGGATGTCTCGGCAATGGTGTATCAAACCTTGGTGCGAGATGGACGGGTTGCAGCGCTGGATTCTCCGTACATTGTGACGGCATAGAGAGGATATGAGCGGCGATCGTCTTTTAGGTCGTCGCTCAACTCAATCATGCTTTTGTTCAGATTGAATCAAAGGAATCTGATCAGCCGGAATAACAACAACTTGCCCATCGCGCCAGATTGCGATCGCTTCACCTAATTTATGATGACGTTCAAGAGCTTGCGAGATTGCAGACTTCACGCCATTATTAATTTTGCTTGATAGTTTTTGCTGCTCAGTCATCTACGTTCTTTAATAGTTTACTGTGTTTGAAATGGAGTTATCTTGCCGCCCAAAGCTTCTACGATCGTCGTTGTATTCGCGACCATCATCTTGATATAGGTTTCCCCAGGACTACCCGGTGCACCGATCGAATCCGAATACAATTGCTGAGGTGCTAGTTTTACGCCTGCTTCCTGAGCGACTGTTTGAATTAATGCAGGATTGATCGTTGTTTCTGCAAAAATCGCTGGAACTTTTGTAGCTCTAATCGATTGCACTAATTTTTGTACCGTTTGGGCACTGGGTTGTTCTTCAGTGCTGATGCCGATTAATGTTCCTGCGATCGACAATCCGTAAGCATTTGCGTAGTACTGAAAAGCATCATGTGTCGTAACTAAGCGACGATTTTGAGCAGGAATGGTTTGAATTTGCTGCTTGATCCAACTATCTAAGCGATTGAGATCAGCAATTAAGCGATCGGCATTTTGTGTGAATTTTTCTCGATCGTTTGGCACGAGTTTGATCAATTCATCTCGAATCGCGGCTGCCATTTTTGCCACATTTTGCACATTCCCCCAAACGTGCGGATCAGGAACTTTCTGTCCTTCTTTTTCGAGTTGAAGCGATGGAACAACTTCGCCGATCGCAGCTTGTCGCACATTGTTTCCTGCTGCTCTCATCAATCGAATCAATCCTGGCTCTAAATTATAGCCGTTGTACAAAATCAGGTTTGCTCGCTCCATTGCCGCCGTATCTGCCGGAACAGGCTCGTAAGTATGTGGATCGGCTCCAGGTTTAAGAATTCCTGTGATCTGAACTGAATCACCCGCGATCGTCGTTGTAAGATCTGTCAAAATCGTACTGGTTGAAACCACTTGCGGTTTTTGATTCGTGGCTTGTTCTTGTCCAGTACAACTATGTAGCCAGAGTGCAAGAACACTTCCGATTAAAACTTGCCCGAATCTCCGTCGATCGAACATTTCTCGCTCCTGATTTTCCTTAGCG
Coding sequences within it:
- a CDS encoding cytochrome c oxidase, subunit I (similar to AA sequence:cyanobase_aa:LBDG_20760), producing MTNAPIEAIEIPRRQPYPGAPDNWKRFFSFSTDHKVIGIQYIVTSFVFFLVGGLLAMIMRGELITPDADVVDRTVYNALFTMHGSIMLFLWTFPVLVGLGNYLVPLMIGARDMAFPRLNAVSFWMIPVVGILMIASFFVPGGPSQSGWWAYPPVSLQNPTGNLINGQVLWILAVAISGVSSILGGVNFVTTIFKMRAPGMTWYRTPAFVWSVLAAQLIQLYGLPALTAGAVMLLFDLTVGTSFFAPERGGNPVLYQHFFWFYSHPAVYVMVLPVFGAFSEVLPVYTRKPLFGYRVVATSSVLITVISGLVWVHHMYASGTPGWMRILFMFTTLLVAVPTGVKVFAWVATIWGGKLRLTTAMLFALAGITNFVFAGITGVMLGSVPIDIHVNNTYFVVAHFHYVLYGTIVFGIYAALYHWFPKITGRMYYEGLGQLHFALTFIGTTLCFLPMHIPGLQGMPRRVASYDPEFAFWNVFVSIGGFLLGISVLPFILNMVSSWIQGEKAPNNPWRAIGLEWLTTSPPPVENFEKIPVVISPPYQYGKNQPLIENQSEIVPADGVTT
- a CDS encoding cytochrome c oxidase subunit II (similar to AA sequence:cyanobase_aa:LBDG_20770) is translated as MRLRPILSISAFVAFLSIASFWMAKQAYSWFPPQASAESKLYDELFSILTGIGTFILLGISLVVLYSMVFQRAGKYDFTDGPHIEGNTTIEIVWTAAPLLLVLWIATYSYQIYDAMAIRGPMELVHLHNPMEMQSAYAVPLDEVKPQLPTETIDVTAKQWAWIFRYPGQVTSTELHLPVDHRIHLSLHSEDVLHGFYVPAFRLKQDVIPSKTIDFEFTPIQTGKYRLRDSIYSGTYFASNQADVVVESKEEYDRWLATAASQTPTEAYNPAAVEHARIAQRNVVRGWKTVEPAPPPVVNFAPKQEPTSSPT
- a CDS encoding hypothetical protein (hypothetical protein L8106_24105;~similar to AA sequence:cyanobase_aa:LBDG_20780), translating into MTTKTELLDQMADQLGANHLPYIIPIHPNLVHLTLGLFIVAISFDIVGVLFPVDKALFKYLAIPVTRSGLFDVGWYNLLGAAVITFFTVASGFYEMLLADPIPEIKSIWGLQALPTMVWHGVGGVLLLTLIVGMTVWRGFQRFVWRKDMARQVQWSYLAAGLFIFLLMFLQGTLGAHLGGEFGIHITADQLIKAGENPDLRL
- a CDS encoding hypothetical protein (conserved hypothetical protein;~similar to AA sequence:cyanobase_aa:LBDG_20790), whose translation is MFDSLLPPLNQHNLPYPDTIHPIVVHFVIAMVLFAFVCDIISYFTRNPKLAEVSWWNLVFATVSIFIAVIFGQIEAGLAEPYAAAVSALNFHTLLGWSLSGILAAVTGWRYVIRSQNKPLPVPYLVASVVLVGLVLVQTYFGDLLVWVYGLHSIPVVEATKGGEL
- a CDS encoding hypothetical protein (similar to AA sequence:cyanobase_aa:LBDG_34060): MVQSGSPILFVNPSSGNDSANGTQASPLKTITRALQQARSGTTIQLASGTYDTNSGEVFPLTIPTGVAVIGNEASKGNGILIQGGGSYLSPTWAGQNITFRLETNAQLRGVTVTNANTRGTGAWAESSAPSIANCTFTRCNREGFFATGTANPIVTDSVFTQNGGNGASFSRNSKGEFRRNQCQSTGFGIAISDNAAPLVIENTITGNRSGIVVSNAARPVLRGNTIAQSTESGLVVLASGAPNLGSSQDPGGNIFRDNGTLDIENATNPQITIVSVGNQVTASKVQGAVDFVVAQVPTPTPTPIPAPTPTPAPTPTPTPIPAPTPAPTPIPAPTPTPVPTPTPLPPPIPVPLPSPTPTPTPAPTPAPTPTPAPTAGLTDIRGHWAQPFIQALVSRDLITGFPDNTFKPENSLTRAQFAAIVAKTFNLPLKQAATNFSDVPSNFWAAEAITKANRMGFITGFPDGTFRPGLNLTRTQAIVALVNGLGLTGGTQQLLGLYSDRAQIPSFATEKVATATQRRLIVNYPNVSQLRPLQELTRAEVTTFIYQSLVALNQAQTIASNYIVNPDTANTAFVDVTNHWAKDFILGLSGQNFIQGFADGTFKPDAPMTRAQYATLIARAFSPAPRRSSISFPDVPNDFWARAAIDQAYRAGFISGFPDGSFKPNQNVTRLQLVLSLVSGFNLSPASPNLLAVLDDRSSIPQSFQDRVAAAVQADIVVNYPNQKQFSPNREATRADVSAMVYQTLVRDGRVAALDSPYIVTA
- a CDS encoding hypothetical protein (similar to AA sequence:cyanobase_aa:cce_5276), whose amino-acid sequence is MTEQQKLSSKINNGVKSAISQALERHHKLGEAIAIWRDGQVVVIPADQIPLIQSEQKHD
- a CDS encoding adhesin (similar to AA sequence:cyanobase_aa:LBDG_51070), with the translated sequence MFDRRRFGQVLIGSVLALWLHSCTGQEQATNQKPQVVSTSTILTDLTTTIAGDSVQITGILKPGADPHTYEPVPADTAAMERANLILYNGYNLEPGLIRLMRAAGNNVRQAAIGEVVPSLQLEKEGQKVPDPHVWGNVQNVAKMAAAIRDELIKLVPNDREKFTQNADRLIADLNRLDSWIKQQIQTIPAQNRRLVTTHDAFQYYANAYGLSIAGTLIGISTEEQPSAQTVQKLVQSIRATKVPAIFAETTINPALIQTVAQEAGVKLAPQQLYSDSIGAPGSPGETYIKMMVANTTTIVEALGGKITPFQTQ